The following are from one region of the Microbacterium sp. BK668 genome:
- a CDS encoding 3'-5' exonuclease: MPAWTRVVGVFDLETTGVDVTCDRIVTAHVGILDAAGAVLTARDWLADPGVPIPEAAAAIHGITTERARAYGRPARDVIQEVVETLRGILDAGIPVVAYNAPYDFSLLKHEAIRHGVEPILSPAPVIDPLVVDKAYDRWRRGKRTLTVVAQHYAVRLEDAHQASSDAVAAGRVAQALAGRFAPWLPDTAQELHTWQIGWARAQAASLTDYFVQIGRLDPSDRLDGSWPIR; this comes from the coding sequence ATGCCCGCATGGACCCGGGTCGTCGGGGTGTTCGACCTCGAGACGACGGGCGTCGACGTCACGTGCGACCGCATCGTCACGGCGCATGTCGGAATCCTGGATGCCGCGGGCGCGGTGCTGACGGCACGGGACTGGCTCGCCGATCCCGGCGTGCCGATCCCCGAGGCCGCAGCGGCGATCCACGGCATCACGACCGAGCGGGCGCGCGCATACGGGCGTCCGGCCCGCGACGTCATCCAGGAGGTCGTGGAAACGCTCCGCGGGATCCTGGATGCCGGCATCCCGGTCGTGGCGTACAACGCGCCCTACGACTTCTCGCTGCTCAAGCACGAGGCGATCCGGCACGGCGTCGAGCCGATCCTGTCACCTGCTCCGGTCATCGATCCCCTCGTCGTAGACAAGGCGTACGACCGCTGGCGGCGCGGCAAGCGCACGCTCACCGTCGTCGCCCAGCACTATGCCGTCCGCCTCGAGGACGCGCATCAGGCCTCGTCCGACGCCGTCGCGGCCGGACGTGTCGCTCAGGCGCTGGCCGGCCGGTTCGCCCCGTGGCTTCCCGACACGGCGCAGGAGCTGCACACGTGGCAGATCGGCTGGGCACGCGCCCAGGCCGCGAGTCTCACCGACTACTTCGTCCAGATCGGCCGGCTCGACCCCTCCGACCGGCTCGACGGGTCATGGCCGATCCGCTGA
- a CDS encoding CGNR zinc finger domain-containing protein, giving the protein MVFTPDTRLSLAAVVNLVNTSPGFDDPDRLETLDDLDAFLAGNPYSGSITRSDDTVAALRTVRERLHALWNVDRTRAVPLVNEMLRDSGALPQLVMHDGYDWHIHATSDDAPLATRILAEGAMAFVDVIRADEYDRIRVCSADDCASVYVDYSRNGSKRYCDTGNCGNRMNVNAYRARKARETV; this is encoded by the coding sequence GTGGTTTTCACTCCTGACACCCGCCTGTCTCTCGCGGCGGTCGTGAACCTCGTCAACACCTCGCCGGGCTTCGATGATCCGGACCGCCTCGAGACGCTCGACGACCTCGACGCGTTCCTCGCCGGCAACCCCTACTCCGGGTCCATCACGCGATCCGACGACACGGTCGCGGCCCTGCGCACGGTCCGCGAACGCCTGCACGCGCTGTGGAACGTCGACCGCACCCGCGCGGTGCCCCTGGTCAACGAGATGCTCCGCGACAGCGGCGCCCTCCCCCAGCTCGTGATGCACGACGGCTACGACTGGCACATCCATGCGACCTCCGATGACGCGCCTCTGGCGACGCGGATCCTCGCGGAAGGCGCGATGGCGTTCGTCGACGTGATCCGCGCCGACGAGTACGACCGCATCCGGGTGTGCTCGGCGGACGACTGCGCCTCGGTCTACGTCGACTACTCCCGCAACGGCTCCAAGCGCTACTGCGACACCGGCAACTGCGGCAACCGGATGAACGTCAACGCGTACCGGGCGCGGAAGGCGCGAGAAACCGTCTGA
- a CDS encoding alpha-ketoacid dehydrogenase subunit beta, whose protein sequence is MTQLTMAKAINEGLRRAMADDDKVLVMGEDIGRLGGVFRITDGLLDEFGAQRIVDTPLAEAGIMGTAVGLAFRGYRPVVEIQFDGFVYPAFDQIVCQVAKLHYRTRGNVKMPITVRIPWAGGVGAAEHHSESPEAYFVHTSGLRVVAVSNPQDAYIMLRQAIASDDPVVFFEPKRLYHSKGEVDLGADLADAPPMGLARIAREGSDVTLLTYGAQVATAMDAATAAEDEGISIEVIDLRSISPVDYRTVTASVRKTGRVVVTHEAAREAGVGAELIASITEKCFNYLEAAPVRVTGHDIPYPPAKLEKHHLPDLDRILDGVDRVLDRPNSLSGLVES, encoded by the coding sequence ATGACGCAGCTCACGATGGCGAAGGCCATCAACGAGGGCCTGCGCCGGGCGATGGCCGACGACGACAAGGTCCTGGTCATGGGGGAGGACATCGGCAGGCTCGGCGGCGTCTTCCGCATCACCGACGGACTGCTCGACGAGTTCGGCGCGCAGCGGATCGTCGACACGCCGCTGGCCGAGGCCGGCATCATGGGCACCGCGGTCGGACTCGCCTTCCGCGGCTACCGGCCGGTCGTCGAGATCCAGTTCGACGGCTTCGTGTACCCCGCCTTCGACCAGATCGTCTGCCAGGTGGCCAAGCTCCACTACCGCACCCGCGGCAACGTGAAGATGCCGATCACCGTCCGGATCCCGTGGGCAGGCGGGGTCGGCGCGGCCGAGCACCACTCCGAATCGCCCGAGGCCTACTTCGTGCACACGTCGGGGCTGCGGGTCGTCGCCGTCTCCAACCCACAGGATGCGTACATCATGCTGCGGCAGGCCATCGCGTCCGACGATCCCGTCGTCTTCTTCGAGCCGAAGCGCCTGTACCACTCCAAGGGCGAGGTCGACCTCGGCGCCGATCTCGCGGACGCGCCGCCCATGGGCCTGGCCCGCATCGCCCGGGAGGGCTCGGACGTCACACTCCTCACGTACGGCGCGCAGGTCGCGACCGCGATGGATGCTGCGACCGCCGCCGAGGACGAGGGCATCTCGATCGAGGTCATCGACCTGCGCTCGATCTCGCCGGTGGACTACCGCACCGTCACGGCGTCGGTCCGCAAGACGGGCCGGGTCGTCGTGACGCACGAGGCCGCCCGCGAGGCGGGCGTCGGCGCCGAGCTGATCGCGAGCATCACGGAGAAGTGCTTCAACTACCTGGAGGCCGCTCCCGTGCGGGTGACGGGACACGACATCCCCTATCCGCCGGCGAAGCTCGAGAAGCACCATCTGCCCGACCTCGACCGGATCCTCGACGGCGTCGACCGGGTCCTGGACCGGCCGAACAGCCTGAGCGGGCTGGTGGAATCCTGA
- a CDS encoding Lrp/AsnC family transcriptional regulator, translated as MSTLDHVDLELLAALSTDPRATVVALAEKLGLSRNTVQARMGRLERAGVFLSYERAISSAALGFPIEAFISVIVRQADLPRIGQDLVAIPEIVQVHGLSGQVDLLVRVACRDTRHLFDTDARILAIEGVERTETSLVMGEVIGYRVAPLMELAQREQ; from the coding sequence ATGAGCACCCTCGACCACGTCGATCTCGAGCTCCTCGCGGCCCTGTCGACGGATCCGCGCGCGACGGTCGTCGCGCTCGCCGAGAAGCTCGGGCTCTCGCGCAACACCGTCCAGGCCCGGATGGGTCGCCTCGAGCGCGCCGGCGTCTTCCTCTCCTACGAGCGGGCCATCTCCTCCGCCGCCCTCGGCTTCCCGATCGAGGCCTTCATCAGCGTCATCGTCCGCCAGGCGGACCTTCCGCGAATCGGGCAGGACCTCGTGGCGATCCCCGAGATCGTGCAGGTGCACGGTCTCAGCGGCCAGGTCGACCTCCTCGTGCGCGTCGCCTGCCGCGACACCCGGCATCTCTTCGACACCGATGCCAGGATCCTCGCCATCGAGGGCGTCGAGCGCACCGAGACGTCCCTCGTCATGGGCGAGGTGATCGGCTACCGCGTCGCACCGCTCATGGAGCTGGCACAGCGGGAGCAGTGA
- a CDS encoding DMT family transporter, with translation MTATLTLPELSSSRRIRTVGLILAVTSALAFSSSGPMIKPLLESGWSLGAALLVRMAVSGLLLAPALVLAIRRERAFLRRHWRIVVGFGLTAVAGCQILFFAAMQRMPVAVALLIQYLAPVLLVGLAWMRTRRAPSRLVIVGSVVAIAGLVLVVDISGAQFDLLGTLLALGAAVCVGAYFLISERAGDDLPPLALASGGLLVGAGLMAVLCASGILPFQAPAVEVALAGAALPWYVPLFWVAGVATTLGYAFGVMAVPRIGSRVASFVGLSEVLFALGFAWLLLGEVPAPVQFVGGALILGGVVLVRMDAESGHRDDALTAPAVPAP, from the coding sequence ATGACCGCCACCCTCACTCTGCCGGAACTCTCCTCGTCGCGCCGGATCCGCACCGTCGGTCTGATCCTCGCCGTCACGTCGGCGCTCGCGTTCTCCTCGAGCGGTCCCATGATCAAGCCGCTGCTGGAGTCGGGGTGGTCGCTCGGTGCCGCGCTCCTCGTGCGCATGGCTGTCTCGGGGCTGCTGCTGGCCCCCGCCCTGGTGCTCGCCATCCGTCGCGAGCGCGCCTTCCTCCGCCGGCACTGGCGCATCGTCGTCGGCTTCGGGCTGACGGCCGTCGCCGGCTGCCAGATCCTCTTCTTCGCCGCGATGCAGCGGATGCCGGTCGCGGTCGCGCTGCTGATCCAGTACCTGGCGCCGGTGCTCCTCGTCGGCCTCGCATGGATGCGAACCCGCCGCGCTCCTTCGCGGCTGGTCATCGTCGGCTCGGTGGTCGCGATCGCCGGCCTCGTGCTGGTCGTCGACATCTCGGGGGCGCAGTTCGATCTGCTCGGCACGCTCCTCGCGCTCGGGGCGGCCGTCTGCGTGGGTGCATACTTCCTCATCTCCGAGCGCGCGGGCGACGATCTGCCGCCGCTCGCCCTGGCGTCGGGAGGTCTGCTCGTGGGTGCCGGGCTCATGGCGGTGCTGTGCGCGAGCGGCATCCTCCCGTTCCAGGCGCCCGCGGTCGAGGTGGCGCTGGCGGGGGCCGCGCTGCCGTGGTACGTGCCCCTCTTCTGGGTGGCGGGCGTCGCGACGACGCTCGGCTACGCGTTCGGCGTCATGGCCGTGCCGCGCATCGGATCGCGCGTCGCGTCGTTCGTGGGCCTGTCCGAGGTGCTGTTCGCCCTCGGATTCGCATGGCTCCTCCTCGGCGAGGTGCCGGCTCCCGTCCAGTTCGTCGGAGGAGCGCTGATCCTCGGCGGCGTCGTGCTCGTGCGGATGGATGCCGAGTCCGGCCATCGCGACGACGCGCTCACTGCTCCCGCTGTGCCAGCTCCATGA
- a CDS encoding alpha/beta hydrolase, with amino-acid sequence MSVASPYSSLLAGILVTRGEAEVLGGTTAYWTYGPADAETTIVAVHGFRGEHHGLEPVVAHLPEYRIISPDLPGFGETPPLPDRAHDLEAYAEWLTAFVADVAPGAVILGHSFGSIVVAAAVAGGLATPRVILVNPIGAPALEGPRGILTRLAVFYYRAGAELPDRLGEALLRNGAIVRVMSISMAKTRDPDLRRFIHDQHDTYFSRFADRDVLHDAFVASVSHDVREFAPRITQPVLLVAAQKDDITPIEAERTLATLFPEAELVEIADVGHLIHYETPKPAADAIRRFLAPSAPGTR; translated from the coding sequence GTGTCCGTCGCCAGCCCGTACTCGTCACTGCTCGCCGGCATCCTCGTGACGCGCGGCGAGGCGGAGGTGCTCGGCGGCACGACGGCGTACTGGACGTACGGGCCGGCCGACGCGGAGACGACGATCGTCGCGGTGCACGGGTTTCGGGGTGAGCATCACGGTCTGGAGCCGGTGGTCGCTCATCTGCCGGAGTACCGGATCATCTCGCCCGATCTCCCCGGCTTCGGCGAGACCCCGCCGCTGCCCGATCGCGCGCACGACCTCGAGGCGTACGCCGAGTGGCTCACCGCGTTCGTCGCGGACGTAGCGCCCGGCGCGGTCATCCTCGGCCACTCGTTCGGCTCGATCGTGGTCGCAGCGGCGGTGGCGGGAGGGCTCGCCACCCCGCGGGTGATCCTGGTCAACCCGATCGGCGCGCCTGCTCTCGAAGGCCCGCGAGGCATCCTGACCCGGCTCGCGGTCTTCTACTACCGGGCGGGGGCCGAGCTCCCCGACCGGCTCGGCGAGGCGCTCCTGCGCAACGGTGCGATCGTGCGCGTCATGAGCATCTCGATGGCGAAGACCCGCGATCCCGACCTCCGCCGGTTCATCCATGACCAGCACGACACCTACTTCTCGCGCTTCGCCGATCGCGACGTGCTCCACGACGCCTTCGTCGCGTCCGTGTCGCACGACGTCCGGGAGTTCGCGCCGCGCATCACTCAGCCTGTGCTGCTCGTCGCGGCTCAGAAGGACGACATCACGCCGATCGAGGCCGAGCGCACACTCGCGACCCTCTTCCCCGAGGCCGAGCTGGTCGAGATCGCCGACGTCGGGCACCTCATCCACTACGAGACGCCGAAGCCCGCGGCCGACGCGATCAGACGGTTTCTCGCGCCTTCCGCGCCCGGTACGCGTTGA
- the pdhA gene encoding pyruvate dehydrogenase (acetyl-transferring) E1 component subunit alpha, which translates to MTTMHTLTPQTDSATDIDDVARLVNEDGERVADPELERWVADVDATALQGLYRDMTLVRRIDTEGIALQRQGQLGLWAPCQGQEGVQVGTARAFRPDDFAFPSYREIGVQHVRGAKPADFVIAWRGEEHSTYNPYDINTATPQIIIGAQSLHAVGYAMGIQRDGTDQVAAAYFGDGASSQGDVNEAMVFASSFRAPVVFVCTNNQWAISEPVTVQAKFPIAGRAPGFGIPSMRIDGNDVLASLAAMRWALDHARSGKGPAFIEAVTYRMGPHTTSDDPTRYRRKEEVERWRRRDPIARVEALLRSQNAFGDDFQQQVAADADALGAAVRAAALGAVSREPIGIFDHVFEEPHSGLAEQREHFAAYLSGFAPTEAGAGAGARR; encoded by the coding sequence ATGACGACGATGCACACCCTCACACCCCAGACGGATTCCGCGACCGATATCGACGATGTCGCACGTCTGGTGAACGAAGACGGCGAGAGAGTCGCCGATCCGGAGCTCGAGCGGTGGGTCGCGGACGTGGACGCGACTGCGCTCCAGGGGCTCTATCGCGACATGACGCTCGTGCGTCGGATCGACACCGAAGGAATCGCGCTCCAGCGCCAGGGCCAGCTCGGTCTGTGGGCGCCCTGCCAGGGCCAGGAGGGCGTGCAGGTCGGCACGGCGCGCGCGTTCCGCCCGGACGACTTCGCCTTCCCGAGCTACCGGGAGATCGGGGTGCAGCACGTGCGCGGCGCGAAGCCGGCCGACTTCGTCATCGCGTGGCGTGGCGAGGAGCACTCGACCTACAACCCGTACGACATCAACACGGCGACGCCCCAGATCATCATCGGGGCGCAGAGCCTTCACGCGGTCGGCTACGCGATGGGCATCCAGCGCGACGGCACCGACCAGGTGGCCGCGGCGTACTTCGGCGACGGCGCTTCGAGCCAGGGCGACGTGAACGAGGCCATGGTCTTCGCGTCCTCCTTCCGGGCTCCGGTCGTGTTCGTGTGCACGAACAATCAGTGGGCCATCTCCGAACCCGTCACGGTCCAGGCGAAGTTCCCCATCGCGGGCCGGGCCCCGGGCTTCGGCATCCCGAGCATGCGGATCGACGGCAACGACGTCCTCGCGAGCCTCGCGGCGATGCGGTGGGCTCTTGATCACGCACGCAGCGGCAAGGGACCGGCCTTCATCGAGGCCGTGACGTATCGGATGGGCCCGCACACGACGTCCGACGACCCGACGCGCTACCGCCGGAAGGAAGAGGTCGAGCGCTGGAGGCGCCGCGACCCCATCGCCCGCGTCGAGGCGCTGCTGCGCTCGCAGAACGCCTTCGGCGACGACTTCCAGCAGCAGGTCGCCGCGGACGCCGATGCGCTGGGCGCGGCCGTGCGCGCCGCCGCGCTCGGCGCCGTCTCCCGCGAGCCGATCGGCATCTTCGACCACGTGTTCGAAGAGCCCCACTCGGGTCTCGCCGAGCAGCGCGAGCACTTCGCCGCCTACCTGTCCGGCTTCGCCCCGACCGAGGCCGGCGCCGGAGCGGGGGCCCGGCGATGA
- a CDS encoding type B 50S ribosomal protein L31, with protein sequence MKTDIHPEYQAVVFRDLGSGDTFLTRSTVTSDKTIELDGVEYPVIDVEISSASHPFYTGKQRILDSAGRVEKFNQRFKNFGSK encoded by the coding sequence ATGAAGACTGACATCCACCCCGAGTACCAGGCGGTCGTCTTCCGCGACCTCGGTTCGGGCGACACCTTCCTCACGCGCTCGACCGTCACGAGCGACAAGACCATCGAGCTGGACGGTGTCGAGTACCCCGTCATCGACGTCGAGATCTCGTCGGCGTCGCACCCGTTCTACACGGGCAAGCAGCGCATCCTCGACTCGGCCGGCCGCGTCGAGAAGTTCAACCAGCGCTTCAAGAACTTCGGCTCCAAGTAA
- the glgA gene encoding glycogen synthase, whose product MRVDIVTKEYPPEIYGGAGVHVTELVKALRESIEVQVRAFGGERDEADTTSYGVPAELSLANAALQTLGTDLEIVTDVAGADVVHSHTWYANFAGHLASLLHGIPHIVTAHSLEPLRPWKAEQLGGGYAVSSYIEKTAYEGAAAIVAVSEGMRADILRSYPSLDPEKVRVIYNGIDVEAWHPVEDPDLLAQLGVDASKPSIVFVGRITRQKGLPYLLRAAEKLPPDVQLVLCAGAPDTPQIMTEVEGLVKGLQETREGVVWLDRLLSRHELCTLLGAATTFVCPSVYEPLGIVNLEAMACGAAVVGTATGGIPEVVADGVTGRLVPIEQVQDGTGTPTDPERFVDDLARVLTEVVSDPERAAAYGRAGRERAANDFSWARIAETTQALYEEVSGAGR is encoded by the coding sequence ATGCGCGTCGACATCGTCACGAAGGAGTACCCGCCCGAGATCTACGGCGGCGCCGGCGTCCATGTGACGGAGCTCGTGAAGGCCCTCCGGGAGTCGATCGAGGTGCAGGTGCGCGCGTTCGGAGGAGAGCGCGACGAAGCCGACACGACGTCGTACGGAGTCCCCGCCGAGCTGTCCCTCGCGAATGCGGCGCTTCAGACCCTCGGGACGGATCTGGAGATCGTGACGGATGTCGCGGGAGCCGACGTCGTGCATTCGCACACCTGGTACGCGAACTTCGCGGGGCACCTCGCATCGCTGCTCCACGGCATCCCGCACATCGTCACGGCGCACAGCCTGGAGCCCCTGCGGCCGTGGAAGGCCGAGCAGCTGGGCGGCGGGTACGCCGTGTCGAGCTACATCGAGAAGACCGCCTACGAGGGCGCGGCCGCGATCGTGGCGGTGAGCGAGGGGATGCGCGCCGACATCCTGCGCAGCTATCCGTCGCTCGATCCGGAGAAGGTGCGGGTCATCTACAACGGGATCGACGTCGAGGCGTGGCATCCCGTCGAAGACCCCGACCTGCTCGCTCAGCTCGGCGTCGACGCGTCCAAGCCGTCGATCGTCTTCGTCGGCCGGATCACACGTCAGAAGGGCCTGCCGTATCTGCTCCGCGCCGCCGAGAAGCTGCCGCCGGACGTGCAGCTGGTGCTCTGCGCGGGAGCCCCGGACACTCCGCAGATCATGACCGAGGTCGAGGGCCTGGTGAAGGGCCTGCAGGAGACCCGCGAGGGGGTGGTGTGGCTCGACCGGCTGCTGTCGCGCCATGAGCTGTGCACGCTCCTCGGTGCGGCGACGACGTTCGTGTGCCCGTCGGTGTACGAGCCGCTCGGCATCGTGAACCTCGAGGCGATGGCGTGCGGCGCCGCCGTCGTCGGGACGGCGACGGGAGGCATCCCCGAGGTCGTCGCCGACGGGGTCACCGGACGCCTCGTACCGATCGAGCAGGTGCAGGACGGCACCGGAACGCCGACGGATCCCGAGAGATTCGTCGACGATCTGGCCCGCGTCCTGACCGAGGTGGTGTCCGATCCCGAGCGTGCTGCCGCGTACGGGCGCGCGGGCCGGGAGCGTGCCGCGAACGACTTCAGCTGGGCCCGGATCGCCGAGACGACCCAGGCCCTGTACGAAGAGGTGAGCGGCGCGGGCCGATAG
- a CDS encoding ABC transporter ATP-binding protein, which translates to MPQVLKFSDVVVRRNARDIVDHLDWSVDDDERWVILGPNGAGKTTLLQLADTLMHPTAGVVTILGERLGRTDVFELRPRIGFASSAMAKRVPPEETVLNVVLTAAFSVLGRWNEAYEDIDERRALRVLAEWKLDHLADRTFGTLSDGEQKRVQIARAVMTDPELLLLDEPTASLDLGAREELLTLLGGYAQAPTTPAMIMVTHHVEEIPVGFTHVLLLREGKVVAAGPIDETLTAENLTEAFGLPIALTSEDGRHAARAAS; encoded by the coding sequence ATGCCGCAGGTCCTGAAGTTCTCCGACGTCGTCGTCCGCAGGAACGCCAGGGACATCGTCGATCACCTGGACTGGTCGGTCGACGATGACGAGCGCTGGGTCATCCTCGGGCCCAACGGAGCCGGCAAGACCACGCTCCTGCAGCTGGCCGACACGCTCATGCACCCCACCGCCGGAGTGGTGACGATCCTCGGCGAGCGCCTCGGGCGCACCGACGTCTTCGAGCTGCGTCCCCGCATCGGCTTCGCCTCCTCGGCGATGGCCAAGCGCGTGCCCCCCGAGGAGACGGTGCTCAACGTCGTGCTGACGGCCGCCTTCTCGGTGCTCGGCCGGTGGAACGAGGCATACGAGGACATCGACGAGCGCCGCGCGCTGCGCGTGCTCGCGGAGTGGAAGCTCGACCACCTCGCCGACCGCACGTTCGGCACCCTGTCGGACGGCGAGCAGAAGCGGGTGCAGATCGCACGCGCGGTCATGACGGATCCCGAGCTCCTGCTCCTCGACGAGCCGACCGCGAGCCTCGACCTCGGGGCGCGCGAAGAGCTCCTGACGCTGCTCGGCGGATACGCTCAGGCCCCGACGACGCCGGCCATGATCATGGTCACCCACCACGTGGAGGAGATCCCCGTCGGCTTCACGCACGTCCTCCTGCTGCGAGAGGGCAAGGTCGTGGCGGCGGGGCCCATCGACGAGACGCTGACGGCCGAGAATCTGACGGAGGCCTTCGGACTTCCCATCGCACTCACCTCGGAGGACGGCCGGCACGCCGCGCGCGCGGCATCCTGA
- a CDS encoding dihydrolipoamide acetyltransferase family protein, whose translation MIEEFRLPDLGEGLPEAELVQWMVAEGDTVALNQTIAEVETAKAVVELPSPHAGVVSKLHAEAGDIIAVGSVLIAFDIAGEDGGTSSAVNSVAPAAEARAEAPAEEKAQPNLVGYGAAPQASGRPQRRARTAAASVSAPRADTAVLEAAPHDVLHATETIAVPLERPRSTPPVRKLAKDLGIDLGLVEPTGAGGIIARGDVEAYAERVGAASRVAPAAEPVEAVPTSPAPLAGEPSLRERRTPIRGVRKHTAEAMVRSAFTAPHVTTFLTVDVTATTELLASLKSDRSLEGHRIGILAVAAKAVCLALARTPELNSAWDEEHGEIVECGYVNLGIAAATTRGLVVPNIRDADAMTLVELADAIGELASTARSGKTAPAQMMGGTFSITNVGVFGVDAGTPILNPGEAGILALGAVRRQPWEHRGEIALRDVMTLALSFDHRLVDGEQGSRFLADVGSILREPGRAMLLR comes from the coding sequence GTGATCGAGGAGTTCCGCCTCCCCGACCTCGGGGAGGGTCTGCCCGAAGCCGAGCTCGTGCAGTGGATGGTCGCAGAGGGCGACACCGTCGCCCTCAACCAGACCATTGCGGAGGTCGAGACGGCCAAGGCCGTCGTCGAGCTGCCGTCTCCGCACGCCGGGGTGGTGTCGAAGCTCCACGCCGAGGCGGGCGACATCATCGCCGTCGGCTCCGTGCTCATCGCCTTCGACATCGCCGGCGAGGATGGCGGCACGTCCTCCGCCGTCAACAGCGTCGCGCCCGCCGCCGAGGCGCGTGCGGAAGCGCCGGCCGAGGAGAAGGCGCAGCCCAATCTCGTGGGGTACGGAGCCGCACCGCAGGCATCGGGGCGGCCGCAGCGGCGCGCCCGGACGGCCGCGGCATCCGTCTCCGCTCCTCGCGCCGACACCGCCGTACTCGAGGCCGCGCCGCACGACGTGCTGCATGCGACCGAGACGATCGCGGTGCCGCTCGAGCGTCCGAGGTCGACGCCGCCGGTGCGCAAGCTCGCGAAGGACCTCGGCATCGACCTCGGGCTCGTCGAGCCGACCGGGGCGGGCGGGATCATCGCCCGCGGGGATGTCGAGGCCTACGCCGAGCGGGTGGGCGCCGCGAGCAGGGTGGCTCCCGCTGCCGAGCCGGTCGAGGCCGTCCCGACCTCGCCGGCACCGCTGGCCGGCGAGCCGAGCCTGCGCGAGCGTCGCACACCCATCCGCGGTGTCCGCAAGCACACCGCCGAGGCGATGGTCCGCAGCGCCTTCACGGCACCGCACGTCACGACCTTCCTTACCGTCGACGTCACCGCGACGACGGAGCTCCTCGCGTCGCTGAAGTCCGACCGATCGCTCGAGGGCCACCGCATCGGCATCCTCGCCGTCGCGGCGAAGGCCGTGTGTCTCGCCCTGGCGCGGACGCCCGAGCTCAACTCCGCGTGGGACGAGGAGCACGGCGAGATCGTCGAGTGCGGCTACGTGAACCTGGGGATCGCGGCGGCGACGACGCGTGGCCTCGTCGTGCCGAACATCCGCGACGCGGACGCCATGACCCTCGTCGAGCTCGCCGACGCGATCGGCGAGCTCGCCTCGACCGCACGGTCGGGCAAGACGGCGCCCGCTCAGATGATGGGCGGCACCTTCTCGATCACGAACGTCGGCGTCTTCGGCGTCGACGCGGGAACCCCGATCCTCAACCCTGGGGAGGCGGGCATCCTCGCGCTCGGCGCTGTGCGCCGGCAGCCGTGGGAGCACCGCGGTGAGATCGCGCTCCGCGACGTCATGACGCTCGCGCTCTCGTTCGATCACCGCCTCGTCGACGGCGAGCAGGGGTCGCGCTTCCTCGCCGATGTGGGCTCGATCCTCCGTGAGCCCGGTCGGGCGATGCTGCTGCGCTGA